A part of Odontesthes bonariensis isolate fOdoBon6 chromosome 23, fOdoBon6.hap1, whole genome shotgun sequence genomic DNA contains:
- the LOC142374044 gene encoding interferon a3-like — protein sequence MLSRIFFACLFLGLYSSGSSLSCRWMDHKFRQFSENSLILIDMMANHYPGEHTEVAFPHHLYSQASRASAEDKLAFAVQVLQEVCALFEEDDSSSSWEQSALEHFLNVVIKQADELRSCAGRHKTNRRLHMYFKRLPRHVFAQMGHSAEAWELIRREIKAHLMETDQLVASLLTAN from the exons ATGCTCAGCAGGATCTTCTTCGCTTGCCTGTTCCTCGGTCTGTACAGCtcaggctcctctctgagctgcaggtgGATGGATCATAAGTTCAGACAGTTCAGTGAAAACTCGCTGATTCTTATAGATATGATG GCGAACCATTACCCCGGTGAGCACACTGAGGTGGCCTTCCCTCATCACCTGTACAGCCAGGCCTCCAGAGCATCA GCTGAGGATAAACTTGCTTTCGCAGTTCAGGTTCTGCAGGAGGTGTGCGCCCTGTTTGAGGAGGATGACAGCTCTTCATCATGGGAGCAGAGCGCGTTGGAGCACTTTCTCAATGTTGTGATCAAACAGGCGGATGAACTTCGCTCCTGT GCTGGAAGACACAAGACCAACAGGAGGCTGCATATGTATTTCAAGAGACTCCCTCGCCATGTCTTTGCGCAAATG GGTCACAGTGCTGAAGCCTGGGAGCTGATCAGGAGGGAAATCAAAGCTCATCTGATGGAAACAGACCAGCTGGTTGCATCTTTACTGACTGCCAACTAA
- the LOC142373895 gene encoding interferon a3-like, with amino-acid sequence MLSRIFFACLFLGLYSSGSSLSCRWIDHKFRQFSDQSLDLMEMMVNNSTNSTGDAEEENTVAFPLHLYSQASKASAEDKVALAVQALKEVCALFDEDYSSSSWEESTVENFLNVVNKQADELLSCIGSHGHKKKNTKLHMHFKRLSNHILKKMGHSAEAWELIREEITAHLMEIDQLVASLLTAN; translated from the exons ATGCTCAGCAGGATCTTCTTCGCTTGCCTGTTCCTCGGTCTGTACAGCtcaggctcctctctgagctgcagatggaTTGATCATAAGTTCAGACAGTTCAGTGATCAGTCGTTGGATCTAATGGAAATGATG gttaaTAATTCCACTAACAGCACTGGGGATGCTGAGGAGGAGAACACCGTGGCCTTCCCTCTTCATCTCTACAGCCAGGCCTCCAAAGCATCC GCTGAGGATAAAGTTGCTTTGGCAGTTCAGGCTCTGAAGGAGGTGTGTGCCCTGTTTGATGAGGATTACAGCTCTTCCTCGTGGGAGGAGAGCACAGTGGAGAACTTTCTCAATGTTGTGAACAAACAGGCGGATGAACTTCTCTCCTGT ATTGGGAGCCACGGCCACAAGAAGAAGAACACAAAGCTGCACATGCACTTCAAGAGACTGTCAAACCACATCCTGAAGAAAATG GGTCACAGTGCTGAAGCCTGGGAGCTGATCAGAGAGGAAATCACAGCCCATCTGATGGAAATAGACCAGCTGGTTGCATCTTTACTGACTGCCAACTAA
- the cd79b gene encoding B-cell antigen receptor complex-associated protein beta chain gives MRWILAGCCGLALIGLSVTLQISQKPRFYGGRTSQSLSIYCLFSRHDMPSAVHTRNSTAVWYKADKYDGEKERIHEHEGVLFRKWNVIQNGFIHFTNVQIEDSGVYFCQVNGTYGPGTEVLAVKRRDVSQAAYRSKMKDGLIVIQGLLLAACIAAILLRKQKLMEKRDSEYEEPETDHIYEGLAIETCEGGLYEDLSAYARTEGTEAPWE, from the exons ATGCGCTGGATTCTAGCTGGATGCTGCGGGCTTGCATTGATCGGTCTGTCAG TCACCCTGCAGATCAGCCAGAAGCCCCGGTTCTATGGTGGGAGAACTAGCCAATCTCTGAGCATTTACTGTCTGTTCTCAAGGCACGACATGCCAAGCGCTGTGCACACTCGGAATTCCACTGCTGTGTGGTACAAGGCCGATAAGTACGATGGGGAAAAGGAAAGGATACATGAGCATGAAGGGGTTTTATTTCGCAAATGGAATGTTATCCAAAATggcttcattcacttcaccaaTGTTCAAATTGAGGACAGTGGAGTGTACTTTTGTCAAGTAAATGGAACATATGGACCTGGAACTGAAGTGCTTGCAGTCA AACGGCGTGATGTTTCCCAGGCAGCGTACAGGTCCAAGATGAAGGATGGTCTCATTGTCATCCAGGGCCTGCTGTTGGCTGCCTGTATTGCTGCTATACTGCTACGCAAACAAAAACTG ATGGAAAAGAGGGACAGCGAATATGAAGAGCCTGAAACCGACCACATCTATGAG GGCTTGGCGATTGAGACATGTGAAGGAGGTTTGTATGAGGACCTCTCTGCGTACGCTCGGACTGAAGGAACCGAGGCCCCATGGGAATAA
- the LOC142373888 gene encoding interferon a3-like, with protein MLSRIFFACLFLGLYSSGSSLSCRWIDHKFRQFSEQSLDLMEMMVNNSTNSTGDAEEENTVAFPLHLYSQASKASAEDKVALAVQALKEVCALFDEDYSSSSWEESTVENFLNVVNKQADELLSCIGSHGHKKKNTKLHMHFKRLSNHILKKMGHSAEAWELIREEITAHLMEIDQLVASLLTAN; from the exons ATGCTCAGCAGGATCTTCTTCGCTTGCCTGTTCCTCGGTCTGTACAGCtcaggctcctctctgagctgcagatggaTTGATCATAAGTTCAGACAGTTCAGTGAACAGTCGTTGGATCTAATGGAAATGATG GTTAATAATTCCACTAACAGCACTGGGGATGCTGAGGAGGAGAACACCGTGGCCTTCCCTCTTCATCTCTACAGCCAGGCCTCCAAAGCATCC GCTGAGGATAAAGTTGCTTTGGCAGTTCAGGCTCTGAAGGAGGTGTGTGCCCTGTTTGATGAGGATTACAGCTCTTCCTCGTGGGAGGAGAGCACAGTGGAGAACTTTCTCAATGTTGTGAACAAACAGGCGGATGAACTTCTCTCCTGT ATTGGGAGCCACGGCCACAAGAAGAAGAACACAAAGCTGCACATGCATTTCAAGAGACTGTCAAACCACATCCTGAAGAAAATG GGTCACAGTGCTGAAGCCTGGGAGCTGATCAGAGAGGAAATCACAGCCCATCTGATGGAAATAGACCAGCTGGTTGCATCTTTACTGACTGCCAACTAA